The following coding sequences lie in one Zingiber officinale cultivar Zhangliang chromosome 2B, Zo_v1.1, whole genome shotgun sequence genomic window:
- the LOC122048024 gene encoding mannose/glucose-specific lectin-like — translation MILHKARILPVLFLAIVVPLATSLSFNFPSFDPASQSKITFEGDADITSSAIMLTKDGTNLASTSRATYNDPLLLWNHKTNELTSFTTQFSFIINSNATNHADGFAFFLAPCPAKLPLYSQGGYLGLYSNSTIFVNSTSSAVAVEFDTFSNYEWDPEGEHLGIDINSITSSKYVRWNSSIREHRVGNARVDYDSITHNLSLFLTYPETNQSPSANYSISYIVDLREVLPEHVAVGFSAATGNYTETHSIISWSLNSTLQPKKNKHMVLIIIVSAIGVVLVVVLCSICLICRKSRRKKNIVKEPMDCDEDIDRV, via the coding sequence ATGATTCTGCACAAAGCAAGGATTTTACCTGTTCTCTTCTTGGCAATAGTTGTGCCATTGGCAACCTCGCTCTCCTTCAACTTCCCTAGCTTCGATCCAGCCTCACAGTCCAAGATCACATTTGAAGGTGATGCGGACATTACTAGCTCTGCCATAATGCTCACCAAAGATGGTACAAATTTGGCTAGCACTAGTAGAGCAACCTATAACGACCCACTCCTGCTTTGGAACCACAAAACGAACGAACTCACTAGCTTCACCACACAATTCTCCTTCATCATCAACTCCAATGCGACAAACCATGCTGATGGCTTTGCCTTCTTCCTTGCACCATGCCCTGCCAAGCTTCCCTTATATTCTCAAGGTGGCTACCTTGGCCTCTATTCCAACTCCACAATCTTCGTCAATTCAACCAGTAGCGCAGTGGCAGTGGAGTTTGACACCTTCAGCAACTATGAATGGGATCCAGAAGGCGAACATCTTGGCATTGACATAAACTCGATCACTTCTTCAAAGTATGTTCGTTGGAACAGCAGCATCAGGGAACACAGAGTTGGTAATGCACGGGTGGATTATGACTCCATCACCCACAACTTGAGCCTCTTCCTGACCTATCCAGAGACGAATCAATCGCCAAGCGCCAATTACAGCATAAGCTACATTGTTGATCTGAGAGAGGTCCTCCCGGAGCATGTAGCAGTTGGGTTCTCCGCTGCCACTGGTAACTACACTGAGACGCATAGCATTATATCATGGTCCCTCAACTCGACTCTGCAGCCAAAGAAGAACAAACACATGGTTCTGATCATCATAGTTTCTGCCATTGGAGTGGTCTTGGTGGTTGTATTATGCTCGATATGCTTGATTTGTCGCAAGAGCAGGAGGAAGAAGAATATCGTGAAGGAGCCCATGGACTGTGATGAGGATATAGATCGAGTTTGA